TCCCGTGGAAAAAACGACCGGCGATATTTTACTGGCAGAACGTCGTGACGATGGTATCATGCACGTTTTTCTGGGCGACTTTACTGGGCATGGACTTTCAGCGGCTGTCGGTGGTCCCCTGGTGGTGGATATTTTCCATGCCATGACTGCCAAGAAATTTCCCATGGAAGAGATTCTTTTGGAAATCAACAAGAAACTCTATGCCAAGCTTCCCCAACACGTTTTTCTGGCGGCCATTTTCATCGAATTGTCCAAGGATTTTCGTCAACTTCGGGTTTGGAACGGAGGCATGCCATCCCTGTTGCTTTTCCGCCAGAATGACGTGGTTGAAGAAATATCACCCAAATATCTCCCCCTGGGCGTCCTGCCGGAAATTGAAACTTCACAGGTCATTCAATCTGCAACCTTGCTTCCTCATGAACGTGTGGTGGCTTTTTCCGACGGAATCATTGAAGTGATGAACGCCGAAGGACACATGTTTGGGTCGGAACGTCTTGTTGTGACTCTGCAACAGATTTATGCCAACGGCGAACCCTTGACACGCCTGGAAGAACATTTGAAAAATTTTCGCAAGAATACCCCACAGGCAGATGACATCACCATGATTGAACTGCAATCTTCCTGACGTGTTTTACCAGTGTTATGGGCATGTTTTAACCTATTTTATGGCTGTTTTTGTAATTTGTTGTTATTGATTCAGAACTTTGTCAATCGGAAAATTCGGGGAATGTTTGATGGGAACAGCAGAAAGTTCAAACAAGGATCTCGAAACAAGAGAAAATTCCGGCAAGCCGGTACTCTTGATCGTCGATGATGTTCCAGCCAACATCAAAACGCTGGTTTCCATTCTCTCCAGTGAATGCAAAATCCTGGTTGCCACCCATGGCCTGGCCGGTCTGGAAACAGCAAAATCAAAGCACATTGATCTGATTCTTCTGGATATCCTGATGCCAGAGATGGATGGCTTTGAAGTCTGCAAAAGATTGAAGGCCCATGCGCCTACCCGCCATATTCCGATCATCTTCATTACGGGACTTGGAGAGCCGGAAAGTGAAAAAATGGGGTTGGAACTGGGTGCTGTTGATTACATTACCAAACCATTCAATCCCGCCGTGGTCAAGGTCAGGGTCAACAACCATCTTGTCCTCCAGGCAACATTGAGGCAACTTGAAAGACAAAACAAGGCCCTTTCCGATGCGGAAAAATTGCGCGTTCAAGTGGAACAGATCACCCGCCATGACATGAAATCACCCTTGAATGGCATTATCGGCTTTACCGAACTTTTGTTGGAAGATGATGATATTTCAGAAGAGAATAAAAAATCGTTAATGATCATCCGCCAGGATGCCTACAGATCATTGCATATGATCAACCTTTCCCTGGGACTTTATCGCATGGAACAGGGCATCTACGATTTGAAACCCGGTGATGTGGATCTGATTGCCGTTTTGAAAAACGTCCATCAAGACATGGATGGGTTGATCAGAACCATGAAAATTGATATTATTATCCTTGTCCAGGAACGACCAGCCCGATTGGATGAACATTTTATTGTCTGGGGGGAAGAAATACTCTGTTATTCAGTTTTAGCCAATCTGATAAAAAATTCGGTGGAAGCTTCTCCCAGGAATGCAACAATTACGATCACCTTGCGGGAAGAAGAAAGCATGAATACCGTGACCATTCATAATCAGGGAAGCGTTCCGGAATCTATTCGGGACCGTTTTTTTGAAAAGTGCGTGACACATGGAAAAAAAATGGGAACCGGACTGGGAACTTATTCGGCCAAGTTGATCACCGAAGCTCAGGGGGGTAGCATTGAGCTGGCACCTGCCAATGAATTGAACGAAACGACCCTCATCGTCCATCTGCCCAGGAAACCGCTCAACCAAGCCTGAATATCGTCGGAATCCAGGCCTGAATATCGTCGGAAATCAGAACATCCGCGCTGCGATCCAGATTGTATCAGGAGGGGGGACAAGGATGAGTTATCTGAAGAAAATTCAAATCAGCACGG
The DNA window shown above is from Magnetococcales bacterium and carries:
- a CDS encoding SpoIIE family protein phosphatase, coding for MEKPRILVVDDVVDNLRILTILLQNDYIVMAAKNGKKALDLAHAHPQPDLILLDVMMPGMDGFEVCRRLKEDPLTREIPVIFVTALDEEKDETYGFKVGGVDYISKPYRPPIIRARVQTQISLQSAITRLRTQKELLAFERSMVENIILKMRTSLSQVNEPGIRSLETPVEKTTGDILLAERRDDGIMHVFLGDFTGHGLSAAVGGPLVVDIFHAMTAKKFPMEEILLEINKKLYAKLPQHVFLAAIFIELSKDFRQLRVWNGGMPSLLLFRQNDVVEEISPKYLPLGVLPEIETSQVIQSATLLPHERVVAFSDGIIEVMNAEGHMFGSERLVVTLQQIYANGEPLTRLEEHLKNFRKNTPQADDITMIELQSS
- a CDS encoding response regulator, whose product is MGTAESSNKDLETRENSGKPVLLIVDDVPANIKTLVSILSSECKILVATHGLAGLETAKSKHIDLILLDILMPEMDGFEVCKRLKAHAPTRHIPIIFITGLGEPESEKMGLELGAVDYITKPFNPAVVKVRVNNHLVLQATLRQLERQNKALSDAEKLRVQVEQITRHDMKSPLNGIIGFTELLLEDDDISEENKKSLMIIRQDAYRSLHMINLSLGLYRMEQGIYDLKPGDVDLIAVLKNVHQDMDGLIRTMKIDIIILVQERPARLDEHFIVWGEEILCYSVLANLIKNSVEASPRNATITITLREEESMNTVTIHNQGSVPESIRDRFFEKCVTHGKKMGTGLGTYSAKLITEAQGGSIELAPANELNETTLIVHLPRKPLNQA